The Castanea sativa cultivar Marrone di Chiusa Pesio chromosome 11, ASM4071231v1 genome contains a region encoding:
- the LOC142615104 gene encoding F-box protein CPR1-like: MSQMTEPPILNHLPYDIVLNILTRLPVKSVIRLRCVSKSLYSSITTPFFISTHLNHTKNNINHDNACVIHLPFSSRPKIPVCTVALGRSFDTISEIRIPFDFPHPRVQIVGSCNGLLCLADLVYGNVIYLWNPSVRKFKKLPDTCLGNLRFVKLGFAYHSQNNDYKVVRISSPPSSAQEIEVYTLSSGSWRRVEISLGASGIYYYFKRSLLPTPLVSGALHWIAEENPMDRMIMSFDVNSERFRKLALPHGHIDAKNLETHLSSFKGKLSFIKSEQPGFLFSIWVMREYGVVDSWSKIFVVPFERIAHCTAFTEYGSLLMFSYNNINRFKYEDKFVLIDIETLQEKKDLGIQISLSAATFMESLVLLDEANVISY, encoded by the coding sequence ATGTCCCAAATGACAGAACCACCGATTCTCAACCATCTTCCTTACGACATCGTACTCAACATCCTGACAAGACTGCCGGTGAAATCAGTGATAAGATTAAGGTGCGTTTCCAAATCCTTGTACTCCTCAATCACCACTCCCTTTTTCATCTCCACCCACCTTAATCACACCAAAAACAACATAAATCACGACAATGCTTGTGTCATACACCTGCCCTTTTCTTCTCGGCCTAAAATACCAGTCTGCACGGTCGCTCTGGGCCGCTCGTTCGATACGATTTCCGAGATTCGAATTCCTTTTGATTTCCCTCATCCGCGTGTCCAAATAGTGGGTTCCTGCAATGGCTTGTTGTGCCTCGCTGACCTTGTTTACGGTAACGTTATATATTTGTGGAACCCCAGCGTTAGAAAATTCAAGAAGTTGCCCGATACTTGCTTAGGAAACTTAAGGTTTGTTAAACTTGGATTCGCTTATCATTCCCAGAATAATGACTACAAGGTTGTCAGGATTTCATCTCCTCCTTCGTCTGCACAGGAGATTGAAGTGTACACATTAAGCTCGGGTTCATGGAGAAGGGTTGAAATATCATTGGGAGCCAGTGGTATCTACTACTACTTTAAAAGGTCCCTTTTGCCAACCCCATTGGTCAGTGGAGCTCTACACTGGATAGCAGAAGAGAATCCCATGGATAGAATGATTATGTCATTTGATGTCAATAGTGAGAGATTCAGAAAGCTAGCACTGCCTCATGGTCATATCGATGCCAAAAACCTCGAAACACATCTTTCATCATTCAAGGGGAAACTGTCTTTTATCAAAAGTGAACAACCTGGCTTTCTCTTCTCAATATGGGTGATGAGGGAGTATGGTGTGGTTGACTCTTGgagtaaaatttttgttgtacCATTTGAAAGAATAGCTCATTGCACTGCCTTTACCGAGTATGGTTCACTTCTGATGTTTTCGTACAACAACATAAATAGATTCAAGTATGAAGACAAGTTTGTTTTGATTGACATTGAAACTCTACAGGAGAAAAAGGATCTCGGTATCCAAATATCTCTATCTGCAGCTACTTTCATGGAGAGTCTTGTTTTACTTGATGAAGCAAATGTTATATCTTACTAA